CGTCTATGATATAGCCGGAGGGGAGTGATGATGAGGTTATGGTGTGTTGGGCCTTGGGGAGTGTCAGAATACCTTTGCTACGGCATCATGCCTTAACACAACAAAGTGAAGATAGTCAAAAAGTACGTCGTCACAAAAGGTGACTTACTGTATGGAACTGTGTTCTGTTTTCATCATGGTTGTATAGCCGCTGCAGAAAACACTCCACATTGTTTTTCTTTTGCACTCTATACACTTGTGCTTGACAGTAGTTGTAGTGGCTTGTATTAGCCTGCACACTATAAACCTCTTGCTATATGCAGAATCGTCCAGCAACCTGGAAGACAGCATGGACTTATGCATCTTAAATTATGGATCCCAAATGTAAAATAGGCTGTTGTAAAGGGTGAACTTCCCCACCACTCTCTCTCGCCTcctaaaacacacaaacacacaaactgtGTACCTATCAAACTCTCTCTGTGAATGAGCAGTCCATCTGACACATGGGGGTGATGAGTTGTAACTCAGTTACTTTTTCCATTCAGGAAAACCAGTGAGCTCCGTATTTCATTTAAACCAGAAGCCTGAAAACAGGCGAAAGCTGGTATGATTTAACAGAGCAGATGTAATTATTAAAATGTGCTGCACTGGTAAATATATCATACACAAATCATCTGTAACCCGTGGGATTTTCCTAGGCTTCTGGATTTATTGGaattgaatttaatgaatatatTTATACATAGCAGTCAATCACAATTTAGTGTGAGATTAAAGCACATACTCAATGCACAGGTGCTAATATTTTGCTAAATTTTTCAACTGATTCAATGTATCCCAAGGGAATAAAACAAGCTTGCTATATTTGACTTTCTGCATTTGGTTGTTGGCTTTGGGGCTTGATTGAATTAGATGTTTACATGAAACACTTAGGATGTACCTATGGTTTTGTTTGAAGTTAGTGGTTTAACAGTTTGAATTCATTCATGGTGTTTCTTCTATGGGTGGAAGTGTAAATATGAAGCTAATATCTCCAGTGCATGAGGTTGCTGTCACAACATAGATTAGGGCTGTCATAAGACCTCTGTGAGCACAAAAATGCTACTCACTGAGACACATTCGTTTTGTATTACACCTTCTCTCTATTTGGAATCCACTTGCCTCAGTCAGAACACATTCCCAACAACCTCACCTTCTGCTATTTCATTCATTTAAAATTCATAAAGAGCTGACCACAGCTATTATGGAAGGTCTCAAACAGTTGGCCAGATTATGAGAAATGAACCCACATgtatctttctctccttcccccttctttTCTCATCCCTCGCTCCTACGAAATAGACCTTGGACAGGTCTGTATGCAACACTAGACTGCCAATGATTGCAtttccttttttctttttttcaaaCGAGACAACTGCCTAACATTACTCATTTAAAGATTCACATCGTGCAGTCAAGGCTAAGCTACAATTTCTTAAAGGTTACCAAGGTAACAGCAGTTCTCTCTACCCCCCTTTTCTCTCACACTCTATGTCTCTGCTCTCCTTTTTTTCCAGAATAACCACCACAGCAGCTTGCATGATGGACTTGAGGAGGTACCCGCTCGACGAACAGAACTGCACCCTGGAAATCGAAAGCTGTAGGTGGACTTAATACAAACGTCTTCACCCCCATTCCTCCCCACTCTGGctaagtaccccccccccctctcacaacTTCCTGCCTGGGCTTCTCAAGGATCTCAGCAGGAATGTCACCCTGCCACTTTCACTGGGTAACACAGCTAGGGACAGCCCATGATCCCAGACAGTTAGTGTTTTTTTAAATTCATCTCAAGTCTCTctatacatttaaaataaaagcCAACCTTTAGACCTATCATACggtactgtatgtctctagtaGCCTATTGAATTTCATGTTGTTTACTTCATGTTGTTTCTGTCAATATTTACAAAACATATTTGGAATTTAACCTTTTGCAGTATGGTTTGCATGAGTGTAATTCACATATTTTCTGAAACGAGAAGTCTTACAATGCATTTTAACTGTATTATAATGTGTTATGCCTGCAGGCTTGAGGTGTTAATGAGAGATGAAACCCAAGTAATTCGAACCAAAATTCTCCATACAGTCTAACTTCACCCTCTAGCTTAGACTCCCTGGTGATTCTGATGTAGCTTAGACTCCCTGGTGATTCTGATGTAGCTTAGACTCCCTGGTGATTCTGATGTAGCTTAGACTCCCGGGTGATTCTGATGTAGCTTAGACTCCCGGGTGATTCTGATGTAGCTTAGACTCCCGGGTGATTCTGATGTAGCTTAGACTCCCTGGTGATTCTGATGTAGCTTAGACTCCCGGGTGATTCTGATGTAGCTTAGACTCCCGGGTGATTCTGATGTAGCTTTGACTCCCGAGTGATTCTGATGTAGCTTTGACTCCCGAGTGATTCTGATGTAGCTTAGACTCCCTGGTGATTCTGATGTAGCTTAGACTCCCAGGTCATTCTGATGTTTCTTTGACTCCCGGGTGATTCTGATGTAGCTTTGACTCCCTGGTCATTCTGATGTTTCTTTGACTCCCAGGTGATTCTGATGTAGCTTAGACTCCCGGTTGATTCTGATGTAGCTTAGACTCCCTGGTTTTTCTGATGTAGCTTAGACTCCTGGGTCATTCTGATGTAGCTTAGACTCCCTGGTGATTCTGATGTAGCTTAGACTCGCTGGTGATTCTGATGCAGCTTTGACTCCCAAGTGATTCTGATGTAGCTTTTCTTGTGTAGTTTTCATTCAATAGAATTTTCAGTACAAttatcttaagccatccctttaaatacggtGTACCTTTTAATTAGAATTTTGTCAACAAACTCACTAGAATACACCTAATATGATCCACTAATGCTAGCGACCCTCAGGAACAACGACACAGACATGCCAGAGGAAAGAAAGGTAAACGGAATGGAATGATACAAAATGTAGGCAACAAATTGAAGGAAACTATCAcaaaagtgacagttataaatgtatgtggGTATTACTTACGGTGACTCCCGATAGTTGCTGATATTAAACATGATACAAATTGTACAGAAGCATGTAGTTTGGGTTTCCAAATTTCATCCACGCAAATTATGAGAGCATACAATTAAAATTCAGGATAACGGTACAGCTGTTTATTGCCTACTCCACTGTGGTAAAGGGTCCACAATACATGCCATGTTGATATGATTTTCAGTATGCTTCTAAAtatgtggtacattcaattgattggacatgatttggaaagtacatttgacagtgcatgtcagagcaaaaaccaagccatgaggttgaaggaattgtccgtagagctcagagacaggactgtgtcgaggcacagatctggggaatggtaccaaaaaatgtctgcagcattgaaggtccccaagaacacagtagcctccaaggctcttcctagagctggccgcccgagcaatcgggggagaatggccttggtcagggaggtgaccaaaaatccgatggtcactctgacagagctctagagttcctctgtgaagatgggagaaacttccagaaggacaaccatctctgcagctctccaccaatcagaccgttattgtagagtggccagacggaagccactcctcagtaaaaggcacattacagcccacttggagtttgtcaaaaggcacctaaagactctcagaccatgagaaacaatattctctgaatgccaagcatcacgtctggaggaaacctggcaccatccctatggtgaagcatggtggtggcagcatcatgctgtaacgttcgtctggtggtgtatgaacggaccaaggcgcagcgggtgatgaatacataacgatttatttcaaacagacgaaacactgacaaaacactagaacaaactacaaaacaataaacgaaggcaacagacctgaaacaaacgaacttacatatagacgaaggacgcaagaacaggaacagactacctaaaacgaacaaacaaacgaaacttcccatgtggattacacagacacaggaacaatcacccacaaacaaacagtgagaacaacctaccttaatatggctctcaatcagaggaaacgtcaaacacctgcctctaattgagagccataccaggcaacccattaacccaacatagaaaacacataacatagactacccaccccaactcacgccctgaccaattaaacacataccaaacaacagaaaacaggtcaggaacgtgacacatgctgtggggatgtttttcagtggcagggactgggagactagtcaggatcgaggcaaagatgaaaggagcaaagcacagagagatctttgatgaaaacctgctccagagtgctcaggccctcagactgggacgaaggttcaccttccaacagaacaacgaccctaagcgcacagccaagacaatgcaggagtggcttcaggacaagtctctgaatgtccttgagtggcctaacttgaacccgatcgaacatctttggagatacctgagaatagctgtgcagcaacactcccaatccaacctgacagagcttgacacgatgtgcagagaagaatgggagaaactccccaaatacaggtgtgcaaagcttatagcgtcatactcaagaagacttgatgctgtaatcgctgcctaagaTGCTTGAACAAAGTAaggggtcaaggggtctgaatacttccgaaggcactgtaaatctaTCTCATCTATCTCATCTCTCACTTTGATTCCACTGGCATTGTGATGGAGCCCTGGAGACACTGGTGGACTCACCATAGGCAGTAGAGGCAATTGCCTCGGGCCTCGCCTCATCAAGGGGCCTTATGAGCTGGGCCCCTTGATGATActgtatgcatatatatataaaatgttaAAATAACTCCTCCGCTTCAGGCTCCCCCCATGCTCCGTTCGAGGcataataaatcaaataaatccaCGTCAAAGTCTGTCTCTTTAAGCTAGAGGTATctgttttgcatgggctgcgtctcaatcaaCCACATCCACAAATGTCAGCCTTCCACATCTCCGGTGGAAGGTGGAAGAGCTACAACGGTGTTTGTCATACCAGGAGACATCTCAATCAGTCTTCTCATGGTAACatcttgtcacgttctgaccttagtttcttttttatgtctttgtgttaggttggtcagggcgtgagttggggtgggcagtctatgttcttttttctaggttgtttgttttctatgtgtttggcctggtgtggttcccaatcagaggcagctgtttatcgttgtctctgattgggagccatatttaggtatcctgttttccattgtgtgttgtgggtggttattttccatttcagtgtttgcaccatacgggactgttttggttgtttgttcgtgtttttgttattttgttctgtgttcatttgattttattaaaaatctaattatgaacacttaccacactgcacattggtccgatccttgctactcctcctcagacgaagaggaaatccgttacacaTCTGTAGTGTCCAAACGGTCTTGAAATTAAAATGACCACTATGGAAAGATGGGACTCTCACGGACACGATGGAGGTAATCCGTTACTGGGccaaaaaatgaatggaagtgaaTAGGATTTTTCCACGTCAAAATTCTACAGGTTATTccacagtaaaaaaataaaacatacaaATCTGAGTTTTTTTATATCTCTCAGAAATAGGACACACACTTCAAAACATACTTCCTTTTGATTAAATGTTTTAATGTCTGTTTTTCCATGGATTCATCTGTTATTcagtgtgtttctatgggctaatgaaaaactcaaacaggaagtaccagtgacttacTCAATACGAAAGTGGACCGATAAAGCGAATTCCTAgctacaggattgttttgcttgcacaaactggaatatgttctgtgaTTCATCCGATggtattgaggagtttaccacattaACAAGTGcttcgacgacgtcgtccccacagtggccGTACATAcacatcccaaccagaagccatggattacaggcaacatccgcactgtgctaaagagctgccgctttcaaggagtgggacactaatccggacgattataagaaatcccgctacggcCTCTgactaaccatcaaacaggaaaagcatcaatacatgactaagatcgaatcccactacaccagctctgacactcattggatgtggcagggcttgcaaactatcacggattagggaaccccagccgcgagctgcccactGAGAggctaccagacaagctaaatgccttctatgctcacttcgaggctagcaacactgaaccatgcatgagagcaccagctgttccggatgactgtgtgatcacgctctcagttgccaatgtgagtaagacctttaagcaGGTTTAGCATTCACTAGGCTGCAGtgccagacgaattaccaggacgcatactcagagcatgcgctgaccagctggcaagtgtcttcactggcattttcaatctctccctgacccAATCTCTAATACCTACATGATTCAAGCAGACCAccttagtccctgtgcccaagaacgccaaggtaacctgtctaaatgactaattgccccgtagcactcacatctgtagccatgaaatgctttgaaaggcaaGTGGTGAGGGTGGGCAACAACACATGTGCCACGCTAACCCTCAACACGCGGGTCCGTCAGGGgtacgtgcttagtcccctcctgtacaccctgttcacccaagactgtGTGGCCGCAAACGAATACATCACCATTGTTAAATTTGCCGACGACACGACGGtgtgtaggcctgatcaccaacgacaATAAGaccgcctacagggaggaagtcagagacctaggagtgtggtgccaggacaacaacctctacctcaacgtcagcaagacaaaagagctgattgTGGATTATAGGAAACggagactgctgaacagttaatcaaatggctaccctgactatttgcattgaccccctttttatttgcactgactctcttgcaccAGCTCTATGCACAATCACaggactacccacacactcacaacaTATTACactaacactccaacactcacacacacacacacacacacacacacacacacacacacacacacacacacacacacacacacacactacatatgctcacacaaatcacacacacacatatgcacattgacgccacagacaaacacactcacacatagacacactttcCCACTGTTTCACACTGTTTTACacacacatacgctgctgctactctgttatctatcctgattacctagtcacttttacccctacctatatgtgcaTATTATCTCAACTACCTCAACTACCTtgtaaccctgcacattgactcggtactggtactccttgtatgtAGCCCTGtgtttgttattttattgtgttactatttcattTTTTAGCAAATTATTCTTGCTTTtcaactctgcatcgttgggaacgggctcataagtaagcatttcaaactAAAGTCTATACCTGTtctattcggcacatgtgacaaataaatgttgatttgatttgttgtcaTAAAGTTTAGCTAAGTgggtgttatatacagtaccaaggGACTAAAGGCCTATTCTCCTCTGCTTTGGTCCATTCTGCTTCCCTAATGTCAAAAGTGAGATATTCTACCAGTACTGAACCTGTTCATTCTCCTCAAATCCCCTCCACCCATTCTCTGTAACCTGAGACAGATGGGTACACCACAGATGACATTGTTTTCTACTGGCACGGAGGTGACACTGCGGTGACGGGGGTGGATAAGCTGGAGCTTCCTCAGTTCTCCATCGTAGCACTTCGCCTGGTGTCCAGGGAGGTCAGGTTTACCACAGGTAAGGCCTCCACACCTCATATCTGTGCTGAAGGGGTAGTAATGCCATAAGAATACATTCTAAGAAATATGCAGAAATACATTTTGATGGTCCTGTATGTACATGTTAGTGATTTTTCAACTTAACAATGATAGAATGTAGGCTTACTTGTAGGATTAGTTAAACTGTCAGTCCCGTTCCACTCACTGTTTTGTGTTATTAATGTTATTCCAATGGGTAGCACTTCCAACTAGCTGCTTAACAGTTCAGAGAACGTTTCCTGCAGAATATTTAAAGTAATCTCCATGTGACAGTTAACTTGAGTTCATTTAGTAGTCTAGTCTTTAAGTAGTCTTGcccttgtgtgtgcacttgtttATTTATATTCACGAGGTATAGCAGAAAGGAATAAAATATGTATGCCCGGATATTGATTCATTAAAAGATTTACCAGACCAGGGAGATGAAAGGGTCATTTTTCATTGTGTGTAGCACACAGTCGATTGCCTTTTAAATTAAAACCATCATGACTATCTTGGGCCCTTTCTCTCATTTTGATAAAGTGGTCATACAAACTCCCTTGAGGGAATTAGTTATGCATTCATACCGGTAAACATTTCTCTCTAGCTGAAGTAGGGGAAAGTCAAAGCCACAGGGGAATCTATCTTTCTCATTAACATCTTGTTGTTGAGCTTGTTTGAATAATCAATATATTCAATGCAACCAATTAATGTCTCATCATAACGAGCTGACATTTTTCTCTGCAACATGCATTAATGTTAATCGCCATAGGTTCACCCCACCAGCTACATCACAGTCTCATGTGGGTTCCTCCTCCTCACTTAAGTAGTGAGAAGACGTGCTCTCCAATTACGGGCCTTTTTAAATCCCCTTTTGGTGATATTTAGAGGACAGAGAAAGTGCTAAACAGAGAAAAACACAGTAGCTCTCCATGACAATTCTCAGAGGGATGCTGGAGCTGCCTGCTGAGATGGGGGGCTTGCAGAAAAATCTGCTGTGCTTGCGACTTTCTGCCATGTTTAATTGGAATCGAACTTGTCCCTGGAAAGGAATCCATTGCTTTGGGGAAATGAAGTGCTCAGTCTGAACGAATGGAGAAATGACTACCCCGCGCATTGTCAAAGTGCAGACTTAGGAACTCATAAATTGTGCCAGCGGTTCTTCCTTTTCTGCACTGATGTGTTTCCTCTGCCCCTCTcaatccctccatcactccatcctctctccttctctcttgttCTCTGTGAAAGGTTCCTATCCCAGGCTATCGTTGAGTTTCAGGATTAAAAGGAACATAGGCTACTTCATCCTGCAGACATACATGCCCTCCATCCTGATCACCATCCTCTCCTGGGTCTCCTTCTGGATCAACTACGATGCCTCTGCAGCTCGGGTGGCCCTGGGTAAGACTCCATCTCCACTGCAGTGTTTCAGCAACACAATTTATTCTCAGTGAACACAGTGGGCAAGGTTGTCTTCAACGTTTCTCACAAGTTTGCTCTAACATGTTGCCTTACAAAATGCTACGCAAAGCACAATTTTGAATTGCCATAAACAGATTAGTGACCATCTCCCACTTACAAAAAGGAGCCATTACTACCACTCATAGTTTGCACTTTCCATTGAAAACAGAAAGCTATAAATCTACCCAGCAGGAGCAACTTATCAAACAACGTGTAGAGGCGCACAAACTTCCCACTCAAAATCATTACCTTGCACTTTGGACCAAATATTTTACTTTAATGGTGATGACTACTGATTTATATCTAATAATAATCTATTTATGTTTGTGTTTGCAATTTCCAGGTGTTACAACGGTGCTCACCATGACAACCATTAACACCCACCTTAGGGAGACCCTCCCAAAGATCCCGTACGTGAAAGCCATCGACGTCTACCTCATGGgctgttttgtgtttgtgttcCTGGCCCTGCTCGAATATGCCTTCGTAAACTACGTGTTCTTTGGCCGGGGCCCCCAGCAACAGAAGAAAATCCACGAGCGGCTGAACAAAACCAACAACGAGCGCCCGCGATACGAAGAGAAGCGCCTGAGGGAACAGGTTTGCCTCTTCAGCTTCCTTTTTCTTTCTGTATCAGAATCAGAATCCTAGCGTAAAACAATCCCGAGCACAGACATCACAAGACTGCAAAATACGCATTCCTTTATGTTGGTTTGACGTAAGACGGTACTTTCACAAACCTGAAGATGCTACTCCACCAGATACATATACAACAGCCATCCTCCATTGCTTTTTCTCCAGCACTGACTCTTTGATTTTAATGAACATAGTTTTTTGGGCATTGAGATATACTGTAGCTGTTCATTTAACTACATTCCCATTCTCCTCTCAGGTTGTTGTCTTTGTTTTGGCTGTTGATTTGATTCAGTCTGTGCTGTCCTGGGAGTTGCATCTTTACCAACATTCACCCACTTTTGACAAATTTTAATGGGTATGCAGGCAGAAACATTAGTATTCAGAGAGAAATGCTAAAACGGTCCGACTGAATGAAGCCCCTTGTCTCTGTGTCTGAAATATGACATGCCATGCTTATGCAAAGTTGTTCTTGTTAACCTTATGTTTATGCATTCTGTATTTTTAAGATGTGCTTAATTGTCAGTGTTTTATAGGCGTTTAATGTTGAATAATTGTTTTTCATTGCAAGGACTCCATTGCCACGCCGTTTCAAACCAACACCCTCAGGTCATATACACAGAGAAGAAATCTGTACCTCGAGGAGCAAAGAAAAGTTGGGGTACATGCATTTAGAAATCATATGAGCTGTGGGACTGCAGTCTAATAGAGGTCTGATAAAATGGTTGATAGAGTAATGGCAATTAATTTGTGTCAATTTACTCTCAGTGAAAAAGCACCGTAAGGCATCAGCTATAAGGGAGAAAATGGGAAAAGTGCATAAATTCAGAATTCTTTAAAGAGGCATGAAAAGATTACATTTCCTTCCACATCATCATTACATTTGCTTTAGCTtgaaaaatgaaaatgaaatgggtGGGTGTAGATTATTATTAGGGCAGTTTGGGGTAATGTCACCATGTTCTGCTTCTCCTTGACAAtttttctctcccctctgtcctccaaGGTGGACGCTTACGGGAACATCCTGCTCACCACATTGGAGATGAATAATGAGGTGATGCCGTCAGATGTGGGAAGTAGTGTCAGTGACTCCCGGAATTCAGTGATGTCATTCGACAGCTCCGGGGTCCAGTTCAGGAAGCCCATGGCTCCCCGGGACGGCTTCAGCCACCACTCACTGGACCGCAGCGCCATGCGCAGCAGGGCCAACTGTCGGCTACGACGGCGCTCCTCCAAGCTCAAGCTGAAAATCCCTAATCTGGCAGATGTCAGCACCATTGACAAATGGTCCCGGGTCCTTTTCCCCATCATGTTTGGATTTTTCAACCTAATCTACTGGTTGTACTATGTGAATTGATGTGCATCCCACTAGGAATCATGGGCCATATTTTGAGAGCACATTAAATTGGCTTTGATACAGTTGAAAATATGTATACACATGTACAAGTTGATACATATGTATATGCATATTTCTATATATTATATTTCTatatacacgtgtgtgtgtgtaaatctgAAGGACTTTTCTCCTGTATAAAGCATTAGAATGACTTGAATGTTTAAGAATAATTGCGAGAGAAACATTTCAAGCCTTTGAAATTTCtcctgaaacaaacaaacaaactaactaactaacaaccATCAAATCCCTTTGGGGGATTTTGGAACTAAAGACTGCATGATATTTTTGCTAAAAAGAAAGCGAAAGCTCTTGAGAGAAGAGATGTCTCAGAGTCTCATTGGCTTTTTATTGATACTCTGTAATCAGCGTCCTCTACTGCAGCTCATCAAATCAGAGGTGGATTGTGTGTTCAGGCATCGGCAGAGTCCCTTATATCCAGCTTTACCCCCCATCTCCCATGGATAACATGCAGGAATTCACCAGTTCTACTCTGTACAGCACCCTTGTTTGGATTATGTGTCGTTCCTTGGAGTTTTTCGAGTGACATTGTTCTCTTTATGGGACATCAGCTCTGGTACAATGCTGGTCTACATTGGGGCCCATCAGGATGGGATGTTAGATCACTGTGTTCCTGTCCAGAGTCAGTGCAAACTTATCTTCATTTCTCTTCTCATGTTTGTTTTTAGAGCAGTTCTTTGGGGTGTTTTCATTATGGTTACAAAGATGATGATTATTGTAATTTCTT
The Salvelinus fontinalis isolate EN_2023a chromosome 10, ASM2944872v1, whole genome shotgun sequence DNA segment above includes these coding regions:
- the LOC129863984 gene encoding gamma-aminobutyric acid receptor subunit beta-4-like isoform X1 is translated as MLGPQEDKLCGIFSALAALSFVCFAQSTSTGQTGISVAKATVDKLLKGYDIRLRPDFGGAPVIVGMSINIASIDSISEVNMDYTITMYFQQSWRDKRLAYAELPLNLTLDNRVADQLWLPDTYFLNDKKSFLHGVTVKNRMIRLHPDGTVLYGLRITTTAACMMDLRRYPLDEQNCTLEIESYGYTTDDIVFYWHGGDTAVTGVDKLELPQFSIVALRLVSREVRFTTGSYPRLSLSFRIKRNIGYFILQTYMPSILITILSWVSFWINYDASAARVALGVTTVLTMTTINTHLRETLPKIPYVKAIDVYLMGCFVFVFLALLEYAFVNYVFFGRGPQQQKKIHERLNKTNNERPRYEEKRLREQDSIATPFQTNTLRSYTQRRNLYLEEQRKVGVDAYGNILLTTLEMNNEVMPSDVGSSVSDSRNSVMSFDSSGVQFRKPMAPRDGFSHHSLDRSAMRSRANCRLRRRSSKLKLKIPNLADVSTIDKWSRVLFPIMFGFFNLIYWLYYVN
- the LOC129863984 gene encoding gamma-aminobutyric acid receptor subunit beta-4-like isoform X2; the protein is MLGPQEDKLCGIFSALAALSFVCFAQSTSTGQTGISVAKATVDKLLKGYDIRLRPDFGGAPVIVGMSINIASIDSISEVNMDYTITMYFQQSWRDKRLAYAELPLNLTLDNRVADQLWLPDTYFLNDKKSFLHGVTVKNRMIRLHPDGTVLYGLRITTTAACMMDLRRYPLDEQNCTLEIESYGYTTDDIVFYWHGGDTAVTGVDKLELPQFSIVALRLVSREVRFTTGSYPRLSLSFRIKRNIGYFILQTYMPSILITILSWVSFWINYDASAARVALGVTTVLTMTTINTHLRETLPKIPYVKAIDVYLMGCFVFVFLALLEYAFVNYVFFGRGPQQQKKIHERLNKTNNERPRYEEKRLREQVDAYGNILLTTLEMNNEVMPSDVGSSVSDSRNSVMSFDSSGVQFRKPMAPRDGFSHHSLDRSAMRSRANCRLRRRSSKLKLKIPNLADVSTIDKWSRVLFPIMFGFFNLIYWLYYVN